Part of the Caballeronia sp. SL2Y3 genome is shown below.
GGCGAAGGCGCTCGGCGCGACGGTCATCGGCACGGTCGGATCGGACGAAAAGGCGGCGCTGGCGAAAGAGCACGGCTGCGATCATCCGATCGTCTACACCCGCGAGAATTTCACGCAACGCGTGCGCGAGATCACGAACGGCGCGGGCGTGCCGGTGGTCTACGATTCGATCGGCAAGGACACCTATGTGGGCTCGCTCGATTGCCTCGCGCCGCTCGGTCTTTTCGTGAGCTTCGGCAATTCGTCGGGGCCGCTGCCGCCGATCGATTCGTCCGAACTCGCCGGGCGCGGCTCGCTCTTCTTCACGCGTCCGACGCTCTTCAGCTATATCGCGAAGCGCAGCGATCTCGACACGATGGCCGCCGACCTGTTCGATATGGTGTCGTCGGGCAAGGTCAAGACCAACGTGCGGCAGCGCCATCCGCTCGCGGACGCGGCGCGCGCCCACGAAGAACTCGAAGCGCGCAAGACGACCGGCTCGACCATACTTTTGCCCTGAGCGCGAGGATGCCGCGCAGCCGGCTCGACTCCATAACCCATAACAAACGATGAGCGAGCCGTCCTTTACCGTCGTCCTGATCGAAGACGAAAAGCAGATCCGGCGCTTCGTGCGCGTGTCGCTCGAAGCGCAGCAGATGACCGTGTTCGAAGCCGAAACCGGCCAGCAAGGGCTGATCGCGGCGGCCACGCGCAAGCCCGATCTCGTGATCGTGGATCTCGGCTTGCCCGATACCGATGGCATCGACGTGATCCGCGAATTGCGTAGCTGGACCGAAGTGCCGGTGATCGTGCTCTCGGCGCGCACGCAGGAAGAGGAGAAAGTCGCCGCGCTCGATGCCGGCGCGGACGATTATCTGACCAAGCCCTTCGGCGTCTCGGAACTGATGGCGCGTATCCGCGCGCATCTGCGGCGGCGCAATCAGACTGCGGCGAGCGAAACGCCCGTGGTCAGCTTCGGCGATGTCACGGTCGATCTGGCGCTACGGCGCGTCACGCGAAACGGCGAGAGCGTGCATCTGACGCCGATCGAATACCGCCTGCTCGCGACGCTCGTGCGCGACGCGGGGCGCGTGCTGACGCACAGGCATTTGCTGCGCGAAGTGTGGGGGCCGTCGCATGTCGAGAGTCCGCATTACCTGCGCATCTACATGGCGCATCTGCGGCAGAAGCTCGAACGGGACGCCGCGCAGCCGGAGCATATCGTCACGGAAACGGGCGTCGGCTACCGGCTCGCCGGCGCAAACTGAAGGCGCTTACGCGGTAGCGGCAGCGGGCGCATCGAGCGCATCGTCGATAGGCACGTCGCCGCCGACGAAGCCGATCGTGCGATTCGTCACGCCGAGCAGCAGGCAGCGCATCGCCACTTCCGCGACGTCTTCGCGCGACACCGCCGGCATCTGTTCGACGCGTTCGTCGGCGAGCGCGATCGTCCCGCGCCCCGGCGCATCCGAAAGCGGCCCCGGCCGCAGGATCGCGTACGGCACGCCGCGGCGGGCGACGTAATCGTCGGCTTCGCGCTTCATGCGTGAGTAGTGGCGCAGCGCGAGCGGACTGCGCTGCGGCTGATACGCCGACAACGCGCTCACCACAACCAGTTGCCGCACGCGGCGGCGCTTCGCGTAATCGGCGGTGCGCATCACGGCGTCGCGGTCGATGTCGCGTTCCTCGCTCACGCCTTCCGATTCCGCCGAACCCGCCGCATAGACGACGTGCGTGATGTCGTCCAGCGCATGCGAGAAGTCGTGTGTCAGATCGCCGAGCACGATCTCCGCGCCGAGCGCGGCGAACTCGCTCTTGTGCGCGGACTTGCGCAACAGCGCGCGAAAGGGAATGCCTTCTTCATGCAAACGCCGCGCGAGATGGCGGCCCGTGCGGCCGTGCGCGCCGATCAGCAGGACTTTCATCGCCTTCATTCGAGACGCTCCTTGCGTGGACGGTCAGAACACCGTAGGCCATTTTCGCGGCCCATGCCAGCGTAACTTCATTCGACCGCGCTTGCAGGACTCGCGCCGCCCTTGCGACGCGCCCGCCGCGCTTCCCCGCGCAAGCGGATGCGGTCCATGTACAGATAGACGACAGGCGTGGTGTAGAGCGTCAGCATCTGACTCACGATCAGGCCGCCGACAATCGCGATGCCGAGCGGCGCGCGCATCTCCGAGCCTTCGCCCGTGCCGAACGCGAGCGGCAGCGCGCCGAGCAGGGCGGCGGCGGTCGTCATCATGATCGGGCGAAAGCGCAGCAGGCACGCTTCCTCGATCGCATCGCGCGAGCTCTTCGCGCCTTGGCGCGTCGCTTCGATCGCGAAGTCCACCATCATGATCGCGTTCTTCTTCACGATGCCGATCAGCAGAATGACCGCGATCAGCGCGATGATGCTGAACTCCGTGTGAAAGAGCAGCAGCGCGAGCAGCGCACCGATGCCGGCGGACGGCAGCGTCGAAAGAATGGTGATCGGGTGGATGTAGCTCTCGTACAGGATGCCGAGCACGATATACACCGCCGCGAGCGCCGCGAGAATGAGCAGCGGCTGGTCGTTGAGCGATTGCTGGAATGCCTGCGCCGTGCCCTGAAAGCTGCCGTGAATGGTCGGCGGCACGCCCAGCTCGGCCATCGTTTCGTAGATCGCGGCGGTGGCTTCCGAGAGCGACTTGCCCGGCGGCAAGTTGAACGAAATGGTCGAGGCGACGAACTGGCTCTGATGATTTACCGAAAGCGGCGTGTTGCCCGGCCCGAACTTCGCGATGGACGATAGCGGGACCATCGTTTCCTTCGACGTGGACACCGCCGCGCCCGACGACGATCCCGACTTGCCGCTCGCCGCAATGGCGTTGGTCGCGGAATTGCGCACGGATTCGAGCGCGAGCGCGGCGGTGGTGTCGGCCGTGCTGGTCGACGATCCGCCCGCGCCGGTCGAACCCGTCGCGGATGTGGATGCCGTGCTCGTCGCGCTGGATGTGCTCGTGGAATTGGTCGATGCCGCGCCGCTCGCCGTGCCGCCCGACGTGCTGATGTAGATCTGCTTCAGCATTTCCGGGTCTTGCCAGTACTTCGGCGCGACTTCCATGACGACGTGATACTGCGACAGCGGGTTGTAGATGGTCGAGACCTGCCGCTGGCCGAACGCGTCGTAGAGCGTGTTGTCGATCTGCGCGGGCTTGATGTTCAGACGTGCAGCGGTCGCGCGGTCGAACGTCACCATCGCTTCGAGGCCGCCTTGCTGCTGATCCGAATTCACGTCGGTCAACTCGGGGCGGTGTTGCAGCGCCTCGGTGATCTTCGGCGCCCATGTGTACAGGTCCGAGGTCGTGTCCGAGAGCAACGTGAACTGATACTGCGCGTTCGACTGCCGGCCGCCCACGCGAATGTCCTGCACCGCCTGAAGGAACGTGCGCGCCCCCGCGACACTGGCGAGCGGGCGGCGCAGGCGGTTGATAACCTGGTCCGCCGAAACCTTGCGCTCGCTCTTCGGCTTGAGCGAAATGAACATGAAGCCCGAATTGGTCGAACGTCCGCCCGTGAAACCCGCGACGCTATCCACGGCGGGATCGGCTTCGACGATCCGCATCATCTCCGAGAACTTGACCTTCATCGCCTGAAACGACGTGCTCTGGTCCGCCTGAATGCCGCCGATGATGCGCCCCGTGTCCTGCTGCGGGAAGAAACCCTTCGGCACGATCACGTACAGATAAAAGTTGAGGCCGATGGTCGCGAGCAAAATCAGCAGGATAGTGCGCGGATGCCCGAGCGCCCAGCCGAGCGTGCGCGCGTAACCGCGCTGCATGCGCTCGAATTGCCGTTCGAGCCAGCGCGCGACGCGTCCTTCCTCGCGCTTTTCGTGCGTTTCTTCGAGCAGGCGCGAGCACATCATCGGCGTGACGGTGAGCGACACGACGAGCGACACCGCGATGGCGAGCGAGAGCGTCAGCGCAAATTCGCGGAACAGCCGCCCGACGATGCCGCCCATCAGCAGGATCGGCAGGAACACGGCCACGAGCGACACGCTGATGGACAGCACCGTGAAGCCGACTTCCCGCGCGCCGATGATCGCGGCCTGCATGCGCGGCACGCCTTTTTCGACATGCCGCGCGATGTTTTCGAGGACGACGATGGCGTCGTCGACCACGAAGCCCGTCGCGATGGTGAGCGCCATCAGCGAGAGATTGTCGAGCGAGAAGCCGAGCAGGTACATCGCCGCGAACGTGCCGATGATCGAGATCGGCACCGCGACGCTCGGTATCAGCGTCGCGCGCCAGTTGCGCAGGAACAGGAACACGACCATCACGACGAGCGCGACCGCTATCACGAGCGTGAGCTCGGTGTCGTGCAGCGACGAGCGGATGGTGGTCGAGCGGTCGGCGGTCGGCGTGATCTCGACGTCGGCGGGCAGGGCGGCCTGCAGTTGCGGCACCATCGCCTTCACGCGATCGATCGTCTCGATGATGTTCGCGCCCGGCTGCCGGTACAGAATGACGAGCACCGCGTGCTTGTTGTTGATGAGGCCGAGATTGCGCAGGTCCTCGACCGAATCGACCACTTCGCCGACGTCCGAGAGCTTCACCGCCGAGCCGTTGCGATACGCGATCACGAGGTCCTTGTATTGCGCGGCCTTGCTCGCCTGATCGTTGGTGTAGAGCTGGACGTGCGTGCCCTGAAACTCGATCGCGCCTTTCGGGCTGTTCGCGTTCGCCGACGCGAGCGCCGCCCGCACGTCCTCCAGCCCGATGCCGTAGTGAAAGAGCGCGCCCGGCTCCAGTTCCACGCGCACCGCCGGATTCGCCGAGCCGCTCACGTCGACTTCGCCGACGCCCGGCACCGTCGAAAGCGTCTGTTGCAAGACGGTTGCGGCGGAATCGTAGAGCGAGCCCGCCGTGCGCGTGGGCGACGACAGCGCGAGCACGAGAATCGGCGCGTCGGCGGGATTGACCTTGTGGTACGTCGGATTGCTGCGCAGCGACGTCGGCAGATCGGCGCGGGCGGCGTTGATCGCGGCTTGCACGTCGCGCGCGGCGCCGTCGATATCGCGGTTCAGGCCGAATTGCAGCGTGATGCGCGTGCTGCCGACCGAACTCATCGACGTCATTTCGCTCACGTCCGCGATGCTGCCCAGATGCCGCTCCAGCGGACTCGCGAC
Proteins encoded:
- a CDS encoding quinone oxidoreductase, producing MTKAIRFDKPGGPEVMKWVDVNVGEPGKGEIRVKHHAVGLNFIDVYFRTGLYPMPLPGGLGMEGAGEVTAVGEGVTQFKPGDRVAYASRPPGAYAEERVMAADYVVKLPDAIGYEDAASIMLQGLTAQYLLRRTYPVKAGDTVLIHAAAGGVGMLACQWAKALGATVIGTVGSDEKAALAKEHGCDHPIVYTRENFTQRVREITNGAGVPVVYDSIGKDTYVGSLDCLAPLGLFVSFGNSSGPLPPIDSSELAGRGSLFFTRPTLFSYIAKRSDLDTMAADLFDMVSSGKVKTNVRQRHPLADAARAHEELEARKTTGSTILLP
- the kdpE gene encoding two-component system response regulator KdpE, which produces MSEPSFTVVLIEDEKQIRRFVRVSLEAQQMTVFEAETGQQGLIAAATRKPDLVIVDLGLPDTDGIDVIRELRSWTEVPVIVLSARTQEEEKVAALDAGADDYLTKPFGVSELMARIRAHLRRRNQTAASETPVVSFGDVTVDLALRRVTRNGESVHLTPIEYRLLATLVRDAGRVLTHRHLLREVWGPSHVESPHYLRIYMAHLRQKLERDAAQPEHIVTETGVGYRLAGAN
- a CDS encoding SDR family oxidoreductase, producing the protein MKAMKVLLIGAHGRTGRHLARRLHEEGIPFRALLRKSAHKSEFAALGAEIVLGDLTHDFSHALDDITHVVYAAGSAESEGVSEERDIDRDAVMRTADYAKRRRVRQLVVVSALSAYQPQRSPLALRHYSRMKREADDYVARRGVPYAILRPGPLSDAPGRGTIALADERVEQMPAVSREDVAEVAMRCLLLGVTNRTIGFVGGDVPIDDALDAPAAATA
- a CDS encoding efflux RND transporter permease subunit; the encoded protein is MNLSRLFIDRPVATTLLAVGIALAGMFAFVKLPVAPLPQVDFPTISVQASLPGASPETVATSVASPLERHLGSIADVSEMTSMSSVGSTRITLQFGLNRDIDGAARDVQAAINAARADLPTSLRSNPTYHKVNPADAPILVLALSSPTRTAGSLYDSAATVLQQTLSTVPGVGEVDVSGSANPAVRVELEPGALFHYGIGLEDVRAALASANANSPKGAIEFQGTHVQLYTNDQASKAAQYKDLVIAYRNGSAVKLSDVGEVVDSVEDLRNLGLINNKHAVLVILYRQPGANIIETIDRVKAMVPQLQAALPADVEITPTADRSTTIRSSLHDTELTLVIAVALVVMVVFLFLRNWRATLIPSVAVPISIIGTFAAMYLLGFSLDNLSLMALTIATGFVVDDAIVVLENIARHVEKGVPRMQAAIIGAREVGFTVLSISVSLVAVFLPILLMGGIVGRLFREFALTLSLAIAVSLVVSLTVTPMMCSRLLEETHEKREEGRVARWLERQFERMQRGYARTLGWALGHPRTILLILLATIGLNFYLYVIVPKGFFPQQDTGRIIGGIQADQSTSFQAMKVKFSEMMRIVEADPAVDSVAGFTGGRSTNSGFMFISLKPKSERKVSADQVINRLRRPLASVAGARTFLQAVQDIRVGGRQSNAQYQFTLLSDTTSDLYTWAPKITEALQHRPELTDVNSDQQQGGLEAMVTFDRATAARLNIKPAQIDNTLYDAFGQRQVSTIYNPLSQYHVVMEVAPKYWQDPEMLKQIYISTSGGTASGAASTNSTSTSSATSTASTSATGSTGAGGSSTSTADTTAALALESVRNSATNAIAASGKSGSSSGAAVSTSKETMVPLSSIAKFGPGNTPLSVNHQSQFVASTISFNLPPGKSLSEATAAIYETMAELGVPPTIHGSFQGTAQAFQQSLNDQPLLILAALAAVYIVLGILYESYIHPITILSTLPSAGIGALLALLLFHTEFSIIALIAVILLIGIVKKNAIMMVDFAIEATRQGAKSSRDAIEEACLLRFRPIMMTTAAALLGALPLAFGTGEGSEMRAPLGIAIVGGLIVSQMLTLYTTPVVYLYMDRIRLRGEARRARRKGGASPASAVE